The Vigna angularis cultivar LongXiaoDou No.4 chromosome 6, ASM1680809v1, whole genome shotgun sequence genome contains the following window.
ATAGATTCCATGAATAAAAACCTAAAACCAGTACGGAGCTTAATACAGTGATTGATTAAAATGGTGATGAGTTTGAGAAGTGTAAAAGCATAACAACTTTTTAGGTTGGATTTGTAGTATTTTCGTGTATGCATAAAAGATCGTCTTGGTTTTTGCACAAGAAGGACCACTCTCCTTTCTTTCTATTATTCCATGCCTTCTTCTCACGCAAAAAAGGCCTTATAAACCCCACACTACACCCTGTCTAAGCCTTCCTCTACAGTGCTCCCTTTCACCAATCTGTTTCTCACTTTTTTCTCACTTCCCTCATGGCTTTGCTGTTCTTATCACCACCTCTTCTCTTCCAATCATAGTTTGTTAGTTATCTTGTGCCAAGTATATAGCAACAATAATTGTGGCCAATGGAGGATCAAAGTAAATTTCTTCTACAAATCAAGTTCATTGTCAACTTCTTATGCACCGAAACACTTTCCTTTCTCTCTGTTCACTCTTCACAACCTCTGTTTTCATGCATTCTCACTTTCTGTTTCTTGATTCTCCTTTATTTGCCTCATCTCTTCTGGAAGATAGTTCTGTCGCCAGTTCTCATCCTCTCAGGGCTTCTATTGATCCTCCTTCTCCGTCTCGGTGCAATTCAGAGGtctcaaaatgaagagaacaaaatCCCGGTTGAACGCGAACCCATTGCCACCGAAGAAAACAGGGGAAACAGAGATGAGAAACAGGGGAACCCCATTGAACCGGCGGAAGCCGATTCTCTCGACTATGTTTACAGGTGGGTAACCAGCGAATCTCAATTAGAGCTCAATTCACAAGCGGGTTTGCGGTCAAGTTCGCGTCTTGATGAGTCTTTCATGGAATGGAACGTGAAAGCGCCGTTGGAGGTTATATACGAAGGTGAAGAAACAGAGCAGGATCAGAATGGGAATCATGGCGAGGGAATTTTCAGGTACCCGTCGCTATCACGGTACTACCCGGAAACCGACTCCGACAGCTCGTCGGAAAGCGGGTTTCCGGGGAACGATAACACGTGCTTCCGGTGGGACGAGGAGGACAGAGAAGGGTTAATCGAAATAGCTCTGGACGGTTGCAAGAAGAGGGAGGTGGGGTTTCAGTTCGAGGAGGAGAATTTGATCGAGATTGATATTTCTCCGACGAGGCGCGGGGAATTTTCCGGCGAGGATGACCCGTTTTCCGGTGAGATTTGTTGCAACTAGTGTAATGATCAATGGTAAAGATTAATTAACACGGTGGATTATTATGGGATTTGTTTTGGGGATAAGTGAAAGGGAAAATTAGAGATTTGGAATTACTTTGGATTTGTATGTTATGTTACGGTATAGATTGCCTGTTTTTGACGTGATCATTATTGTACTATCGTTGGTGCCAAAGCTTTAAGGGCAATGAATTAATCACTAATCCCAAATATTCAAATGTGATTAAAGTTCTAAGACCCCCTCCCCTTCCCTCCATTAGTCTCTCCATTAATTAATGTATAGGTGAGATTTCCTCTATAGTCAAggtttttgaaattgaattataGTTGTGGAATGGAAAGGTTTTAAATTTGTTGGGGTTATGAGAAGTTTGAAAACATAGTAGCATAGAAATAAATTTGGAAGCGTTGATAATTGTGAGAAGAGAAGGATGATGTAGTAGTCAATAATAGGTTGTTGCAGTTTGCACCCCCAAAATGGACTTTAGAAGCACTCCTACAACGTAGCATTTGCAATAGCGTGAAAGGCTACACCTACTTCAACACACAACCCCACTCCAAGTGCTCTTGCATGTCCCTTCTTCACCCACAAAACCTACATCCATCGAACGGAGGGAGAGTGACGTGACCAACTATCACTAACATTATTGTTTCATACATCAATACATAACAATAGTATATCGAAATTATTATTAGGGTTAAATAGGTTTTTTGTCTTTCaatcaaaattagaattagtctctctttaaaattttgtactaatttagtcttcaaactttagaaatgtgtgaatttagtccttttaactaaattttgttaactttatttgatgtttcaaacgcatttctTAGTTAACATTGAAGTAAAATTGTGTCAAacggtgtaaacaactcaaatactaTCATGAAACAcaattcaaacatcaaataaacctaacaaaatttagttaaaagaactaaattcacacacttttaaaatttaggaACTAAATTAgaccaaagttttgaagagagactaattccaattttcactaaaagttaagggaccaaaatcatatttaatccttattattattattattattattataaatcaaaattcaaCTTCAAAATTGCTAAATTAATTTCTGTATCTTAAAATTTCTCTCGTAGTTGCAACAAATGAAAGAGGTCTTCATACGTATATAAAGAAGAttcctattttaaaaatacagcCATGTGCGTTGGAATTTCATCGGTAGCGCACATGGTGTGGCTGTTAAAAGTTGGGAGACGTCGAATTCCAAGCAAATTTACAACCTTTTCTATGCAAATGCCACCctcacaaaaataatatttttttattaaaataaatttcacaattaatattattaatttcactcccatttcttaaaatattttttctattcaaatttaatgtttttaatatataaacaaaattgtgTGACAGGTATTacgttttttttattcaaaaatggTAATGAAAACTGAGTCTTATCCTTTGTTTACTTGAATGGATATGGAGGAAAGTGATTGaatatatttgagaaaatttgatagtaattttttttttatttatttgagtgaatttggagataagtgagagtagatttggaagtaaaatgtgtaaaaattagtgtaggatttagttgatgtgatagattaaaaaaatttacttccaaaatACAGTTTCACTTACTTTTAAATTCAGTTAAATAAACAGCATCAAAATTTACcatcaaatcctctcaaatttatttaattattcttcttcaaaattatttaagtaaagAAAGCGTTCAACTTTATACAGCATTACTGAAATCCTTTACCACCTTATCCACTGACCTACACCTACTGCACTAAAGATATGAGAAACACATGAATCAAAGTTGTTCACGAGTCTCCCAAACTCTTAGAGGGAATGGCTAAACAAAGAGGGCAAAGCAACACCACACGACATGGCACATGTAATAATTTACCTGCACGTCCTTTcctattttaatcatttttctaaccatttgctttaaaaaaaacatttccaaaaaatattatcaacaaattaaaaCCCACAAATTtggagttttaattttttttaaacatgttttaatcTATTTAAATTCAGTAATATATAAATGTTCACTTTTAGACACGGTAGATGATAAAACGTCGTCACAGATTATAtctgatgtttttttttctattagaaTTAATGACAGAAGTTTACTTACTGTGATACATTTTAACAATTACACTTGAAAAGTCAacgtttttaaaagtaaatactgaaaataatattttctataattatagGAAAATTAAGTGTTTTTGTATAGAGATTTCAATTGTTAAGATTTGTttgaaaaaagtttttaaatgtttttcttcaatACTTTATGTTTTGTCATTTCACATTAGTTGACTTAACGGCCGCTCCACAAATTTTATGCAAACAGACGACCTAgctttaattttagttttaacatAATATgtggtttttattattatatgaggaggataaacaaaaataaaaagaatattaaatgaaaatcaaaatacAATATTAAGAGACTATcaattaattagaattaatggCAAAACTTGGTCATTATGACATAAGGAGTCACGGCTCTtctaaaattgtttaatattattttttatatatattttaaaattatatttatatgttattatattatttatattaaggtTAAGAATTTTTTTCACCGTCTCaccattttattcatttatactatttatttatatattattattgtttaaaaaataaaaaacaattttataaacattaattaataaaaaagttaaaattatgtttCTTGCTATAAATTTTCTTCACaataagttattaaaaaaatgagagtaaacaaaatgtaaaagagagattgagaaacggaaattgaaaaattgaaaaacatattattatattataggcttaatacctcttttagTCTCTCTTTAGGGGGCAATGTTCAATtccgtcctaccttttttaaaaagttcaatgtggtcccaacttgtgaaaaattgaattaaattaattttggttACGGCGTCAAAATTTTAACGGTAGAGCTGCCTAGTTGGCCAACACTTAATAAGCTGTCCTATTTTTCTCATACGTGgaatataatatgttaattttgaattttaaaagaacaatttaCTTGCCACACATCAGCTTTATGATAATTCTGCCATGGATCAAGGCTTTATGATAACTCTGCCATGGAAAATCTCTCACTCTACATAGCGGCCTCCGAATCAAGCCTGTCGGTGGCCATCGACTCTCCGCTGCGATGAAAACAGTACCATTGTGGGAAAAAGCACAATCACTGTCCATCTTCTTGCATGCCTCCTTTTTCAGATCCCCAAGCAGCAACACCAGCTCCTTGTTGAACACCACCGCTAAGTAGAACCCCTCTAGCGGCTCGGTCCAGAAACCAAACTTGGCACAACTCAAATCCCAAAAGATATCAATTTTACCATATTGGACCTCCAAATTCTTGGACCATTTTCTCTTTGAGAATAGCGATGGCTTTATCTCAACCTTGCAGAGACAATTATTTCCCAAATCATCAATTCCCACGCTCAAGCCTTGACCCATCAGAGTTTTGGTCTAGGAGACCATGATCAGACATGAACAACGTCTTAATTTGCACTGGTACACACACGTGACAACATTTTGAGCCGCTCTTGTAGTGCTTGATGAGGATGAGTCAGCAACCTGAACCCCATTTTCTCCAAAACAAGAAGGAAACTCCTTCATGGCAACACTAGCAACAACAAACAATTGGATGCAAAAGTGTTCAGTTTGGACATGTGCTTCTAATCGTGTTTCTTCAGAATGGGATAGATTGCTCACCCATGCTCCGCCGCCACCCAAAGAGGCCCATTTCAGAGGTGTCCGCTAGCGTCTTTGGGGCTGCTTCACCGTAGAGGAAGCCGCCAAGGCCTACGACACCGTAGCCACCTGCCCCAACGATCGCAGCTCTATAGCCGGGATTCTAGCTCTCAAAGGAACCCAAACTCAGATCAAATAAAAACCCAAATTCGAAAACCCTAATCAATCCCAAATTGTAAGATTTGGGCCGCTATCCATTCCACTGCCATCGTCGGAGATGACACACAACGCATCACCACTCGGGACGAGCTCCATCATCTCTCCGCAACAGCTGCCGAACGCGTTCTTCACTTCGCCGAAGAGCTCGTTAGCCTCGCAATCTCCCTCTTCTCGCACAGATTCCTCTCTCTCGCTGAACATGTCATTTAACTTTCCAGTGCCACGCAATCACAAAAAGTGGACACCTCATTATGTTTTGTCCAGGAGGGCACTTAGaccgttaaaaaattaacactgTAACCAAAAATGATTTAATTGCACATTTTTTTCACAAGTTgagaccacattgaactttttaaaaaaggtaggacggaCTTGAACATTGCCCCCCTAAAaaggaccaaaagaggtattaagcctatatTATATCTCCTGAATCAAAATTAGTATTCTATAATGgtttatatatgttaaatttatgaGTCTTCTTTTACAATGTTTTTACCAAATTAGTAAGAATCTTGATTATGATTTTGGGAAttcttttatgaaattgatGTGAATTCTAATTATATTTCTCTCCAAATTAGTATAAccctaaattataaatttagaaattttgtaatatataaaattttatagatGTATTTGGGTAGAATAACGAATTCCGCTGGACATAAAGAACTAGTTGAATAATCTTGAAttgaaatagaaattaaaataacgTTGTTGCGTGAATTcagtgaattaaaaaaattagaaattcaaAAAAACATAAGTGAATCACTAAtggtttaaataaaagaattgagaaattttttatttaattataaaaaataatttatatagaaaTAATTTCCCTGTTgttgaatatattaatatctttaCACTTTGCTTGGGGACAGTGAGGAGGATACTAAGCCCATTAATCACTTTCTTCTTTCAGCTACTCTGCTTTCTTAAGATTTCTTTATTCTGTATtggttataataaaatattttatacttctttttttaacatctgttgatttttataaaaaaaaaatagaataatcctatataacaaaaatattgttaCAATATTGacttattcaaaaattaaaaatgaatatcaaGACATTTGATATGATAATGGAAATATATTGTTTGACTGAAATTTATTGGAGTTAGAATATAATTATACAAGTAACAATctatcttttattaatatatttattattaatgataaaaaaaactaaaaaaaatgatgaaaatgtgTAACGtgaatagatttttaaaattttaaatattttgaattattttttatgttgtccAGATTTAATTTTcgattatattataatagttgAATTTGGTGTTGAGTGtgttgttatttaaaatatacatgttTAAATTCAATTGAGTTGAAAAAAACATATCAAGTAAATATtccttataaaatatttgaattgagTAAATACTacgtataaaatattgaattgaaaTAGAGGCTGTCAAATTTCAATCAACAAAAGAAATGCccatttaatcattttaaaggaaaattaatgtataaatttcACTAATAGCCAATTTTGATTTCCCTTGAcacattttaagaaaaaaactaagttttattcactaattttaaatatgtaatgcatgatataattttatttgaaaagttgttagaaaattatttttgagtGAGTATAACATTAactagtaataaaaaaaaaaagtgaagtaACGGTTTCGGAAAGTGTTTAATTATTAGGCCATTGTTTCTTGCACCCCCTACTATAGGATTCTGTGTAGCCCATTTTCCTTCCTCATTTCTCCCCATTTAGTATAGGATTGTGTCTAGCCCATTTTGCTtcctcctttctcttttcctttgttTGTTA
Protein-coding sequences here:
- the LOC108341697 gene encoding uncharacterized protein LOC108341697, which produces MEDQSKFLLQIKFIVNFLCTETLSFLSVHSSQPLFSCILTFCFLILLYLPHLFWKIVLSPVLILSGLLLILLLRLGAIQRSQNEENKIPVEREPIATEENRGNRDEKQGNPIEPAEADSLDYVYRWVTSESQLELNSQAGLRSSSRLDESFMEWNVKAPLEVIYEGEETEQDQNGNHGEGIFRYPSLSRYYPETDSDSSSESGFPGNDNTCFRWDEEDREGLIEIALDGCKKREVGFQFEEENLIEIDISPTRRGEFSGEDDPFSGEICCN